Below is a window of Paramisgurnus dabryanus chromosome 20, PD_genome_1.1, whole genome shotgun sequence DNA.
ATtgttaaaaacaatataaatgatATAAGAAGGGTATACAGTAAGCATATAGTATTGTAGGTTTATATATCACTCGTTATTCCTTTGGCGTAGCTGATTATTGTAAGCAGTCTAGACTCTTGTTACATTGTGTACAGGTGTGAGATAACTTATGTGTTTTGTTGTCATTGTAGAGTTGTATTGGTCTATTTCAAATGAGTTTGTTCAGTCTGTTTCTAACCTTATGAAGTGTGCCCCCCCATGAAAACAAAAAGTCCCCCTTCTGTATGTCCTGCGGCCGGatgcataaacatagccgtgaAGTTAAGACTAAAAAGTCATAAAAATGAGTCAGACTAACTTGCAATTAGTTAGGTCTAATCAGTCGTTTTATTTGGATTTGAATAAGACCAATCTAGctttctatgtaacatacttTAAACCGTTATGATCAGTCTTGGAAAAAAAACATGACTAACTAGACTAGTCTTAGaagtttatgcaaccggccactggtGACAACCCTGTTGCTATATACTGTGGTCTCAATTACCTCTGAATGTGGGTCCTCCCACGCATAGCTGTTCGCTAGGCTGAAGGAAGCCTCATTTTTGTTGACATCATCATCTATGGCCTTCAGAAGAAAAATGACAAATGAATATGTTGTTGACATACTCTACAAAGTCCCAACCTTAACATGTGAGGTGGCTGGACAGATCAACCAAATTCTGAATGCTCTTGAATCAGTTCAATTTAGAACTCAATTTTTTTTGATTATTTCGAATTTGTCCAGTATATTGTAAACTTTTCTAATGCCTATCTAATGGTCATTCATTCACCTACTAAAAAGCAACCACTTACAAGCAATTCTATTCTGCTGTCCGTCAAGGAAGAAATCAATGATTCGATTTAACCCTCTTTCATTAGCACCACATGACCCTCTTTAGCGACAATAAAAGTAAATTGAATCTAAAGAATTGTAATGTAATGGCTATATAATGGCTGATATTGAGTGAACAGGATTCATTTTTGTACCCTAAATAAGAGCCATTGTTAAGAATAATTACCTGCTGTTCCTGAAGTAGCGTATTTGTAGGAATAGCGGCGAGTGCCTTATAAGTGGATTTGATCTTGTATTTCTATAATAGGAAAGAGTGCTTGATAAGTTAGTTTCATAGGAGTCAAAAGTGAAACTGAATAACACAACATCTGCATAATGCACAAGCAATGGGGAGTAAAAGTCATTCATGATATTGTCAAGCATCACAAAATAATTGCTTTTTTATGTTAATGAAACAGGATAGGGTTTGCACTGTAAATTAAGTAACTATGCATAGTTTTGGATAATTTACAAATGAACAGACCTTTATATAAGTTGactattttatatataattattattatgattatcTGCTTTAGCACACATTGTGTAACACTTCATATTAAAACACAAGCAGCTAAAACAGCTCAATTATATGCTTAAGTTCAGCTATTTCAGCTCTCCAACTATTAACAACTAAACTTGCTTTCTGTTGTGTTTGTCAACACTTGTCACTCAATGACAAGATCTGCCTAAATAACCTAGCAAAATGTCTACAAAAGACTCCAAACATGCACATTTTGTCCAATCCAAAATTACAAACCAACATTAAACATGCAACATTACAAACTTGCCCTTTTCCAAAATGTACTGCTCTTGCGTGAGTAAGatgcatataatttttttacagtgatgtgTAAGGGCAATGGGAATGCATGTCATTTATACTGGAGCAAAACAGCGAATGCCATTGCACTCACAGTAGCATACATGTATTGACAAAAGGGCATGCTCTGTACCTTTCTATTTTTACCATCTGTGCAGTCTGATGTGCTACTCCATAAGGAAGGAGAGGGTGATGAACAGAGAGAGTATGAGGGTGAAGCAGAGAGCGTGCGGCTTGGGACTGCTGGGGAACGTGTGCAGCGCTCAGGGGTGGAGGAGTACAGTTGGGCAGAGGGATAAGCAGGAGAGGTTGACGGGGTATAGGACAGACAGGTGAGACCTACAGGTCTGGGAGAGGGAGACAGTCTAAATGCTGGGGATGACAGGCATACTCTTTCAACATCACTTTTGCAGCCATTTTGGTGGAGGGTATCTGATTTGTTCGTTGTGTTTCTTAAATCCAAGGGTGAAGAGTTATCGTGTGATTCGCGTGATTTCGGAGTTGGAAAGAAGGAAGTTTCAAATGAACTACGAGCCGGTTTTGATGAGTAGCTGACAAAATGGTCAGATGAACTTCCTTTGTCTTTTAGAGATAGCTCAGCAGAGAGATCAGATGACTGCTGTCCctggtttagtgttaaaaaatctttttcagACAAAGTGTGTGATTTTAGGTCATCACTAAAAATGGATGAGGCCAAAGACTTATTAGGATCCACAGAAGCAATGCGATCCCATGACATTAATGGAGGCTGGTCAGAGCTGTAACAGGGCAAAGTGTTCGATTTAGGAGACAAAGACCTCGTGTGGGAAAAGGAGGTACAAGAGAGAGGGCCAGGAACTGTAGGTAAACAATTGTCCTTGTGTCCTGGTTTTCTTGAAGTCAAATGACTGCATTCTGTAGGTAAGGCAATGCTACTATTCCCAGCAACATGTCGGCAAGAGATAAGTCTTTCTAGTGATTTTGGCGGCTCTTTGTCAGGTGCACTGGCTAATGATGTTATTGTCAGAGAACTGTGGTCAGGCAGATTCTGGCAAGACTCTCTGCAGGGTCTATCTACAGAGGAACAAGTCTTTGCTTTGGACACATTTATGGGTGCAACAGCAGAAGCAGCTGAACATGCTAAACAGGATGACATGCTAAATGAAGAGATAGGCCAGCAGGGCGTGTAGGGTCTCTGAAAAGCAGAGGACAGGACAGGCAGGCGACCTTTCCGGAGGATGGCTGTCAGCAGGGAGAGTTGGGTTGGTGGGGGCCTGTGTCTGGCTCGGGGCGACAATGGACAAGGTGAGGTTGTTCGACTGTCACAAGAGGGTGTTCCACAAGTGGATGACATCTGCAGCAAGCTGGAACCCGGAGCCAAGGCATGCCGCTTAATTCTCATCACTGAGGGTGTGAAGGCCCCTGATCTTACAGAAGAACATGGGGAGAGAGTTCGACTTAGTAGGGCAGGAGAAGCATCACCTGACAACATGTGAAGTGCTGACCAACTCCTCTCTTTGTCCCAGCCCTCAGAGAGAATAGACTCCTTAGAGGAAGCAGGGGAGGTGAATAAGTCAACAGAGCTGACAGGGCTAAGCACCTCCTCTCTTTGGGATGGGCTATTTAAAACCAGACCAGGCCTGAACTCAGCACCCATCGAAGTGTTATGAAAGCTTAGATGAGAAATCCCATGGTATTTGTTATCAATGGTTTCCATGGGGACAGGGCTAGGCTTAGGAGTTATGCTATCAGATTCAACATAAGGCCCAGCTAGCTTGGTGGGTGAGTTAGGTTGTAAAGAGTCAGTTGGCTGTAtctgagaaaaaaagaaaacaatgaaaGAACAATTAACATTACTGGAGCAACAATTCCACATCTCATCATTGATTGATAATAAATTATGCAGTGTTAATGGGGAAGTAGCTCATACAAAGTAGATACAATATTGATTCAGGCCTTACACCatgaaatgaatgtaaaagGTGAAATGTGTTATATGTGTGCCACAGAAGAAAATCATTTTGTGTGGTGTCACTGGCGGCACAGAAATGACATGCAATAAACATTCCCATCCAAAGCTCTGTAAAAGCAGTTTTCTAGTGTGATGGCCCTAATGTGTCTGGTTTCACTAACAGGGGACCACAAACTCTTTTGATGAACAAATGAGACTCATTACCATGATGAATCCAATTAAAGCAATTTAAGTTATTAAATAGTCATTGCAGCACAACCTAAATAATTAAATGAGGATTGAGCCATGGATTTTTAAACTTGCTCTTAACAAACAGTCCTTCCTCCCTCGTtgctacaaaaacttgctttcaTACTATTAGATCTACAAATATGTTTGTCATCACACATATTAAATGCAATTGTGACACTCTTGAAAAAATTAAGCAGTGAATTTACAGACAATAGTGGATCAGTTCTTGCACTGACAGTACAAACCAAAAATATTCACCTCACTTTGAATCGCCATCTTAAACGTTTCTCCAAGCTCTTCCTCCTCATGGTCTTGGTTGTAAACATTAGTTTTGTAGATGCTTGTATCAGTCTTGCTTAATTCGGAATCCCCTGGCTCTTGTGAAATCTGACATTGAAATAGGAAATGTTACAAGCTACACCAGATCTAAAACATCAGCTGTCCCACAGCAGGCCTCAACTATGGCTATTGCCAGATCCTAAGCATCCCGACTATGAGAGAGCCGGTGACTGCATTTATACATTATGTGTATCTGCACAGAATGTTTCATCCTTCATGTCTTTTAACCAGAAGACCATGTACATAAGGGATCTATCACTCACATGGAAGTACACATGCAGACTGTTTATGGCCTTCAGTAAATGCCTTTTACATCTGAGCAGTACGCAGTCACATGGGTAATTTTCTCTGCCAAGAGACTCACTGATTTCAGTCACTGAAATTTAAGTCTGCCTTTTAGGTTTGTGCAAGTGGATTAACAcatacaaaaatgaaaaatctgtcattctGTCTTCTGAACCTTGAGAGCTTTGTCTGAGCAACAGACCGCACTGTGGGAATTACACATGCAACAACCAACAGTGTTTTGCCTGTAATGATATTGAGCCTGATGTTGTGCCATTTTAGAAGCCAATACAAATGTTATAATTACATTTTCCTGTTAATGGCTTTCTTTAAAGCTATTTTGATGTCAatctactttttattttaaagcaattTTGGTTTTGAAAAAAGTCTAATAGTTGTTCAAACACGTCccaggctaaaacaaggcaaaatgtGGTCTGTCAGTGAAAATGTAATATACGTCTAACCACAGcccaaaattaaataaaaaatgtaataaatagaTTGAAACCAAACCAGACTTTGTTTACATAAAGGAATGTCATACATTATTTTGGAAAAAacgacatgtaaccaaattgaAATTTATTTTGGCTAAAAGTGGGTTGCTCAAGCAGACTATATATTTAACCTATATGGTGAAATGACGGCTTGCTGGGAATGGTGAGTGAATTAAGTGATTTGTGAATCATTTTCTTTTAGATCTGATGGCATTTTTATGTCCATCTAACTGGGtgctaaaattaaattaaattaaataacagGAGCTGAATGCTTCTGAAGTCCACACCTTTGGTTTGCTGCTCTGGAGTACCTTTGTCCAGGTTGGTATAGCTCGGTTCTCAACAGGCAATCTTTTCAGAAGCGGCACAAAGGAAAATGACTTAAGCTTTGTTGCAAATACAGTAGTGACCTgtgatatagacaaataaagtGATTATATTAtacacaaaatataaataaaacaaagcacATGAAAATGAAACAACAAAGAGTCATCAAACTTTTCTCAGCTGCAACAAATCATAGTCCTGGATCTAAATTAGTGTAGAAACGATGGTAATGTACTGTTAGtggacctcacattgataagagaatcaaaatgGCATGCTAATGTCTGCTTTGGGTTAATGGAAATTTAAAACAAGGAgcggtggatttttttcatcataGGGTGGTTGCACTGTCCAAACACCTtgcaaaagtggattttgcataataggtgcccctTAATATTGCTGTGATTTTTACATTTGGAACTTTGAAGGTTAAGTAAAGGATAACCCTGctggaaaaaccagcataccagcaagaccagcagtgaacaccagctaaaccagcaccaaaccagcatcagcaccagctaaaccagcactagcagcagcatcccatgctggtcataccagcaatagcataattcccatgctggtttgatgctgttttttcagcggGAAAATAGCAAGTTAGCATATTTTAACcctatttagcatgaagctagtatcaTTTAGGAtaaagctagcataatttagaATGAAGCTACtattatttagcatgaagctaatacgAATTACCTAAACCGGACATGGTTAAAcattatgctagcatgatttagtaTAAAGCTAACATAATTTACCATaatgtttacatgatttaacacaaatctaacatgatttaatataaagctagcatgatttagcatgatgctaacataattTACCATGTTGCTAACATGGGCTCCATCCGAAATCACTAAAATGCTGAAGGCAGCATTCCACTGTAGGAAGGCATCAATGCACATCCGAATCCAATGTTTGctttacttcctgactccttACCATCATCGCCTTGTCCCACAATTTTATGCGTGGGTATGAGCGAGAATGTGATTTGAAGAGCCTCCGGAAAGCGACTGGATAACaaattttgtataaataaagttatatttttactttgtataccttttttatcacatttctagcgagaaattagtatttcagtttttaaatattagttatcacaaaggcacattattcatgtttatatttcaaaaataatactattacaaaaataattctattaatatgaagctagcatgatgttagcatgataccGCTAAGGTGATCATATACCCAAAGGTTGCTTGCCAGTCTGATTGATATAAACCAATGGCCACGTCTCTACAAtattctgatgcagagatataggttTTGTTAAACTGTGGCTAGGGTCCTCTCTTTGGTTGTTAGGGAGTGCTAGGGAGCTGCCAGTGATTATATTGTATAGGCTGCTTGCCGATATGAATTTTATAaaccaacccccatgtctctgacatttagattaaaaaaatataactgTTTAATAGTAGCTTAATTAATAATAGCTTAATAGTTCTGTGATGATCCTGAGAAACTGATTAGAGGcatgagtaaaatgagcccccTTGCCTGAATGAcacagtgatacaaatatatTCATCTTGGTTACTAAAGGGGctcaaaatggttgctagggtgagCTTACATCCCGTTTTGAGGTATGTTTTTACAGAACCTTAAAGCAACAACCTCATCACAAAGTAGTAACccgtcggagccgatggtgtagtagTGGACAGTGCTCTGACATGGTGCAAACGCGttcctttgccgatcccatacccctctctacACCCCGTACTTTCCTGTCCCCTTTCAATTACTACTGTCTTTCAATATAGACAATATGgcccaaaaatatttttaaaaaatgtagttacccacatgtttctatgacccatcaaagttcgTCATAAAATTTGTTATACAGTATGATTTTTCGGCAGATTTTTCACTCACTGTGCAAACATTTTGTATATGAAGTCATACCATTCACCTGActtcacaaaactttttaaaatcatGCCATCCTTCTAAGTTTAACCACTATggaatttgagaaagaaaacaacCAATCTCCAACTTTTTCTCAGCCCCCTGAAACTTTCAATCGCTTAGCAGCAGCATCACCTCCAATTATACCTTCTAGTCCATAAACAAGTGTGGGACATAGACATATGTTCCACAGTAAATATCCCCATTCCAAAACGCGACAACAAATAAGGCAGGAaacattttcttctttaaaaatataaacatacaatatatcaaataaaagaacagacactcaaaaatatcaaatttctttggcagggaagcgtttttccttaattgacgagataactcgtcaatggcaatTGCAGGGCTAATTGCAGGCTTTTACACACCTGCTCATTCTGCGGCAAAGCCCACACAAAAACTCCTGTCCCCAcaatccaaccacaacaacagATTGATCAGCAAAGCACCTCAGCACTTCCATTAAAGTAAAAGCCTTTAGCCACAGCACTCAAATAATCACAAAAGTGAATTTGTTGACTTTCTCATTAACAGGTTCACATACTTTCCACTTTCATCAACATCTTCTCTGAATTTGGCGTCCCACTATAAAAGCAGAAAACCTCTGTACCTTGCACCTCCAAGTTCTTAAGTATCAAACTTAGGTATTGGAATTCCTTTCAAGCATGTCTGCCATCTACAAAAAATTATTGCATCTTACTACTTCTTTCCAACTTTCTATATTAGCAGACAGATGCCACCTCAATTACCCTCAATTATCAATTGACTGTCATAAgtgttttgaaaagcattacttaaaaaaggttCTCAACTCACCATATacacaggtacaaagtcatcatatacaataaatctgtgggtGTGACGGTTGGAATGTGTCCAATGCAAGATAaggatccaaatgcagttttAGTAAGTCTTTTAATAAATCAAAAAATGGTACTAAGAACATGGGCAGACAAACACAGGTAAAACAAAAGCGTACATCCAACATTGACTGACAAACAGGAAATGAACTAATAGGGTATATATGTCTGACAAGAACCAATCACAAAGCAGAGAGTCCAGAGacatggccgtttctcaatatgcgttcttgtctgtacttgtgttcttgtggacttgtgaaacgtcatcagtcgcggaccaagtactgttccaaatcaaagttcgcatcaagcccaagttcacataaaatgcAAACACGTGTTGTCGTCCCATTTATAGGtgcatattactaacgcgctcattaaataacaaaaaattatttaaataataaataaataattaggTGAGTCGAAGAAATGATTACAGGATCTATTTTGGGGATGTTTcactataaatataatttttagggctgtcaatcgatttaaatgtttaatctaattaattacatACTCTGTGATTATGAATCAAAATTAATCGCATACATAATTTTTGCTGTTAGAGtattaaatatttcaatttATATTAATCAATGAATGATCAGCATTAGTGACAAGTTTGAAAACTCTTTTACCATTACAGTGTTTTTACTGTTCAAATAATGGCCATAACAAATCAACAAAATGACCTACAGTAATATGCtaagaaaataaattaaaaagtgCTTTAGGAAGATTATTTACCAAAAGTTTAACAGTGCGATATCAATTACAGGGCTTTTGTGCAATTGAACGTaaaccttaaataaaaaatcagccCCTTTACCTTTGGTATTATGGGACGTTCTTGGATGCTTTGCATTGATGTGGTACTTTACAGTGGACGAACTCCGGTGATATGCTAATTCCTCGCTACAAACATTGcagacaactttatttttatcatcACTTCCATCAGgccatttttataattttatgttCCAATCAATGAGgctgttcaaaacgttttgagctcgtccactttcaaccattttcaaccacattcagtgGTAGTCGAAAACCCTTTTGATCGGATTGCTATTGTAGTGttaacgcacatgtggttgaatgtgttcgaacagccacacgcgaccaccttctctccacccatttatctaatttaaggtactgagcacaatgttttacgttaaaattaca
It encodes the following:
- the mlip gene encoding uncharacterized protein mlip isoform X1, whose product is MALEQPHGIFGKVTTVFATKLKSFSFVPLLKRLPVENRAIPTWTKVLQSSKPKISQEPGDSELSKTDTSIYKTNVYNQDHEEEELGETFKMAIQSEIQPTDSLQPNSPTKLAGPYVESDSITPKPSPVPMETIDNKYHGISHLSFHNTSMGAEFRPGLVLNSPSQREEVLSPVSSVDLFTSPASSKESILSEGWDKERSWSALHMLSGDASPALLSRTLSPCSSVRSGAFTPSVMRIKRHALAPGSSLLQMSSTCGTPSCDSRTTSPCPLSPRARHRPPPTQLSLLTAILRKGRLPVLSSAFQRPYTPCWPISSFSMSSCLACSAASAVAPINVSKAKTCSSVDRPCRESCQNLPDHSSLTITSLASAPDKEPPKSLERLISCRHVAGNSSIALPTECSHLTSRKPGHKDNCLPTVPGPLSCTSFSHTRSLSPKSNTLPCYSSDQPPLMSWDRIASVDPNKSLASSIFSDDLKSHTLSEKDFLTLNQGQQSSDLSAELSLKDKGSSSDHFVSYSSKPARSSFETSFFPTPKSRESHDNSSPLDLRNTTNKSDTLHQNGCKSDVERVCLSSPAFRLSPSPRPVGLTCLSYTPSTSPAYPSAQLYSSTPERCTRSPAVPSRTLSASPSYSLCSSPSPSLWSSTSDCTDGKNRKKYKIKSTYKALAAIPTNTLLQEQQAIDDDVNKNEASFSLANSYAWEDPHSEMCSPAQLRQQSAELYATIDEVLEDPIQEHQSHHVKKATEWSTAAEAPWTSSPSPKPLGRETKYANPQLQTSAFTAKTLTKPGVIKPVTVTCRLTDNKDVEELHPNPFISSQGSFPSRYQYKFVRNTVLGADGRSSSDQQSDGRAGPSPERQADSKTILAPLITERRSSPNNIQTSINTLERHLKFYKNEMNP
- the mlip gene encoding uncharacterized protein mlip isoform X2; its protein translation is MALEQPHGIFGKVTTVFATKLKSFSFVPLLKRLPVENRAIPTWTKVLQSSKPKISQEPGDSELSKTDTSIYKTNVYNQDHEEEELGETFKMAIQSEIQPTDSLQPNSPTKLAGPYVESDSITPKPSPVPMETIDNKYHGISHLSFHNTSMGAEFRPGLVLNSPSQREEVLSPVSSVDLFTSPASSKESILSEGWDKERSWSALHMLSGDASPALLSRTLSPCSSVRSGAFTPSVMRIKRHALAPGSSLLQMSSTCGTPSCDSRTTSPCPLSPRARHRPPPTQLSLLTAILRKGRLPVLSSAFQRPYTPCWPISSFSMSSCLACSAASAVAPINVSKAKTCSSVDRPCRESCQNLPDHSSLTITSLASAPDKEPPKSLERLISCRHVAGNSSIALPTECSHLTSRKPGHKDNCLPTVPGPLSCTSFSHTRSLSPKSNTLPCYSSDQPPLMSWDRIASVDPNKSLASSIFSDDLKSHTLSEKDFLTLNQGQQSSDLSAELSLKDKGSSSDHFVSYSSKPARSSFETSFFPTPKSRESHDNSSPLDLRNTTNKSDTLHQNGCKSDVERVCLSSPAFRLSPSPRPVGLTCLSYTPSTSPAYPSAQLYSSTPERCTRSPAVPSRTLSASPSYSLCSSPSPSLWSSTSDCTDGKNRKKYKIKSTYKALAAIPTNTLLQEQQAIDDDVNKNEASFSLANSYAWEDPHSEMCSPAQLRQQSAELYATIDEVLEDPIQEHQSHHVKKATEWSTAAEAPWTSSPSPKPLGRETKYANPQLQTSAFTAKTLTKPGVIKPVTVTCRLTDNKDVEELHPNPFISSQGSFPSRYQYKFVRNTVLGADGRSSSDQQSDGRAGPSPERQADSKTILAPLITERRSSPNNIQTSINTLERHLKFYKNV
- the mlip gene encoding uncharacterized protein mlip isoform X6, whose protein sequence is MALEQPHGIFGKVTTVFATKLKSFSFVPLLKRLPVENRAIPTWTKVLQSSKPKISQEPGDSELSKTDTSIYKTNVYNQDHEEEELGETFKMAIQSEIQPTDSLQPNSPTKLAGPYVESDSITPKPSPVPMETIDNKYHGISHLSFHNTSMGAEFRPGLVLNSPSQREEVLSPVSSVDLFTSPASSKESILSEGWDKERSWSALHMLSGDASPALLSRTLSPCSSVRSGAFTPSVMRIKRHALAPGSSLLQMSSTCGTPSCDSRTTSPCPLSPRARHRPPPTQLSLLTAILRKGRLPVLSSAFQRPYTPCWPISSFSMSSCLACSAASAVAPINVSKAKTCSSVDRPCRESCQNLPDHSSLTITSLASAPDKEPPKSLERLISCRHVAGNSSIALPTECSHLTSRKPGHKDNCLPTVPGPLSCTSFSHTRSLSPKSNTLPCYSSDQPPLMSWDRIASVDPNKSLASSIFSDDLKSHTLSEKDFLTLNQGQQSSDLSAELSLKDKGSSSDHFVSYSSKPARSSFETSFFPTPKSRESHDNSSPLDLRNTTNKSDTLHQNGCKSDVERVCLSSPAFRLSPSPRPVGLTCLSYTPSTSPAYPSAQLYSSTPERCTRSPAVPSRTLSASPSYSLCSSPSPSLWSSTSDCTDGKNRKKYKIKSTYKALAAIPTNTLLQEQQAIDDDVNKNEASFSLANSYAWEDPHSEMCSPAQLRQQSAELYATIDEVLEDPIQEHQSHHVKKATEWSTAAEAPWTSSPSPKPLGRETKYANPQLQTSAFTAKTLTKPGVIKPVTVTCRLTDNKDVEELHPNPFISSQGSFPSRYQYKRNKSDC
- the mlip gene encoding uncharacterized protein mlip isoform X5 → MALEQPHGIFGKVTTVFATKLKSFSFVPLLKRLPVENRAIPTWTKVLQSSKPKIQPTDSLQPNSPTKLAGPYVESDSITPKPSPVPMETIDNKYHGISHLSFHNTSMGAEFRPGLVLNSPSQREEVLSPVSSVDLFTSPASSKESILSEGWDKERSWSALHMLSGDASPALLSRTLSPCSSVRSGAFTPSVMRIKRHALAPGSSLLQMSSTCGTPSCDSRTTSPCPLSPRARHRPPPTQLSLLTAILRKGRLPVLSSAFQRPYTPCWPISSFSMSSCLACSAASAVAPINVSKAKTCSSVDRPCRESCQNLPDHSSLTITSLASAPDKEPPKSLERLISCRHVAGNSSIALPTECSHLTSRKPGHKDNCLPTVPGPLSCTSFSHTRSLSPKSNTLPCYSSDQPPLMSWDRIASVDPNKSLASSIFSDDLKSHTLSEKDFLTLNQGQQSSDLSAELSLKDKGSSSDHFVSYSSKPARSSFETSFFPTPKSRESHDNSSPLDLRNTTNKSDTLHQNGCKSDVERVCLSSPAFRLSPSPRPVGLTCLSYTPSTSPAYPSAQLYSSTPERCTRSPAVPSRTLSASPSYSLCSSPSPSLWSSTSDCTDGKNRKKYKIKSTYKALAAIPTNTLLQEQQAIDDDVNKNEASFSLANSYAWEDPHSEMCSPAQLRQQSAELYATIDEVLEDPIQEHQSHHVKKATEWSTAAEAPWTSSPSPKPLGRETKYANPQLQTSAFTAKTLTKPGVIKPVTVTCRLTDNKDVEELHPNPFISSQGSFPSRYQYKFVRNTVLGADGRSSSDQQSDGRAGPSPERQADSKTILAPLITERRSSPNNIQTSINTLERHLKFYKNEMNP
- the mlip gene encoding uncharacterized protein mlip isoform X4 yields the protein MALEQPHGIFGKVTTVFATKLKSFSFVPLLKRLPVENRAIPTWTKVLQSSKPKISQEPGDSELSKTDTSIYKTNVYNQDHEEEELGETFKMAIQSEIQPTDSLQPNSPTKLAGPYVESDSITPKPSPVPMETIDNKYHGISHLSFHNTSMGAEFRPGLVLNSPSQREEVLSPVSSVDLFTSPASSKESILSEGWDKERSWSALHMLSGDASPALLSRTLSPCSSVRSGAFTPSVMRIKRHALAPGSSLLQMSSTCGTPSCDSRTTSPCPLSPRARHRPPPTQLSLLTAILRKGRLPVLSSAFQRPYTPCWPISSFSMSSCLACSAASAVAPINVSKAKTCSSVDRPCRESCQNLPDHSSLTITSLASAPDKEPPKSLERLISCRHVAGNSSIALPTECSHLTSRKPGHKDNCLPTVPGPLSCTSFSHTRSLSPKSNTLPCYSSDQPPLMSWDRIASVDPNKSLASSIFSDDLKSHTLSEKDFLTLNQGQQSSDLSAELSLKDKGSSSDHFVSYSSKPARSSFETSFFPTPKSRESHDNSSPLDLRNTTNKSDTLHQNGCKSDVERVCLSSPAFRLSPSPRPVGLTCLSYTPSTSPAYPSAQLYSSTPERCTRSPAVPSRTLSASPSYSLCSSPSPSLWSSTSDCTDGKNRKKYKIKSTYKALAAIPTNTLLQEQQAIDDDVNKNEASFSLANSYAWEDPHSEMCSPAQLRQQSAELYATIDEVLEDPIQEHQSHHVKKATEWSTAAEAPWTKPGVIKPVTVTCRLTDNKDVEELHPNPFISSQGSFPSRYQYKFVRNTVLGADGRSSSDQQSDGRAGPSPERQADSKTILAPLITERRSSPNNIQTSINTLERHLKFYKNEMNP
- the mlip gene encoding uncharacterized protein mlip isoform X3; amino-acid sequence: MALEQPHGIFGKVTTVFATKLKSFSFVPLLKRLPVENRAIPTWTKVLQSSKPKISQEPGDSELSKTDTSIYKTNVYNQDHEEEELGETFKMAIQSEIQPTDSLQPNSPTKLAGPYVESDSITPKPSPVPMETIDNKYHGISHLSFHNTSMGAEFRPGLVLNSPSQREEVLSPVSSVDLFTSPASSKESILSEGWDKERSWSALHMLSGDASPALLSRTLSPCSSVRSGAFTPSVMRIKRHALAPGSSLLQMSSTCGTPSCDSRTTSPCPLSPRARHRPPPTQLSLLTAILRKGRLPVLSSAFQRPYTPCWPISSFSMSSCLACSAASAVAPINVSKAKTCSSVDRPCRESCQNLPDHSSLTITSLASAPDKEPPKSLERLISCRHVAGNSSIALPTECSHLTSRKPGHKDNCLPTVPGPLSCTSFSHTRSLSPKSNTLPCYSSDQPPLMSWDRIASVDPNKSLASSIFSDDLKSHTLSEKDFLTLNQGQQSSDLSAELSLKDKGSSSDHFVSYSSKPARSSFETSFFPTPKSRESHDNSSPLDLRNTTNKSDTLHQNGCKSDVERVCLSSPAFRLSPSPRPVGLTCLSYTPSTSPAYPSAQLYSSTPERCTRSPAVPSRTLSASPSYSLCSSPSPSLWSSTSDCTDGKNRKKYKIKSTYKALAAIPTNTLLQEQQAIDDDVNKNEASFSLANSYAWEDPHSEMCSPAQLRQQSAELYATIDEVLEDPIQEHQSHHVKKATEWSTAAEAPWTSSPSPKPLGRETKYTKPGVIKPVTVTCRLTDNKDVEELHPNPFISSQGSFPSRYQYKFVRNTVLGADGRSSSDQQSDGRAGPSPERQADSKTILAPLITERRSSPNNIQTSINTLERHLKFYKNEMNP